tcattatgaTTTTAGTTGTTtctatattgtgcatttatatatttaattttaaatttaatttttaaataacggaTCACGGCCGTATCGTATCaggaattttgaaaaattttccgtatcggtatcgtgtcacgtatctGAGCTTCATAGATTTTAATACATCCAAATTGTCAGGACCTTTTCCGGCTATCTTCTCTCATTCAAGAATCAGAACAACTACAATGGACCTCAAAAAATCAGGAAGGTGCCAAGAAGATGTTGCACTCACCCTCACAaagcatttatttttaaaacaagattCTCAGCAAAAAAACCTCGTCTTTTCGCCCTTGTCTCTCTTTGTTGTTCTTAGCGTCATGGCAGCTGGATCAGAAGGCTATGCTCTTGACGAACTTCTTACCTTCCTTCAATTTGACTCCATCCACAATCTAATGTCATTCTTCTCTCAGCTCGTCTCCCCTGCTTTGTTCTCTGACGATCGTATGTGTTTTATCAATGGAATGTGGGCTGATGAATCACTTCCCCTTTCTCATTCTTTTAAACAACTTGTGGCCACTCATTACAACACCACTTTGGCTTCGGTTGATTTTAAGACTAAGGTATGTACTATcactttctatatatatatatatatatacatcataAAGGGAGCTCGggaaaaatatgttttcagtCCCTACTTTTACGTTaagttttggttttcgtccctgTATTTcaaaatcacttgtttttgtccccaattaattttcagttttggttttagtctcaaatgttaaaaattatgatatgaCAGTCCACGTATGATGCCACATGTCAACAGAATCCTACGTGTCAACGCCACATGGATTTTCGTTAGTCAACGGTTAGTTGACCTAACATTTGAGGCTAAAaccaaaactgaaaattaattgaagacaaaaacaagtgattttaAAGTATatggacgaaaaccaaaactcaatataaaagtAGGGACTGAAAACACATTTtactattaataatatatttgccgttcaaaaaaaaaacataattttttgtaatctaaatttcttttatttcctCCAACCAAACATTATGAAAATGTTTCTCAAGAAAActattcattttgattttgatgttttttgaaGGGTGATCAAGTGTGTCATGAAGTTAATTTGTGGGTTGAGAAAGAGACGAATGGCCTTATCACAAAGCTTCTTCATCCTAGTATGGTAAGCAAATTACCCACAGGGCTTGTCTTTGCAAATGCAATGTGCTTCAAAGGTGTGTGGAAACACAAGTTTATGGATACAGCTTTCCAGCATAGTTTTCACCTCTTCAATGGCACCGAAGTCATTGCTCCCTTCATGGATAGCAAGCAGAGGGAGCACTTTATTGGTATTTTTGATGGTTTCAAAGTCCTCCGTCTTTCTTATAGACAAGGCAGGGATAAAACTCGTCGGTTCTCCATGTATATTTTCCTTCCAGATGCAAAAGATGGACTTTTGGCATTAATTGAAAAGctagcttcagaatctgattttTTGAAAGACAAGTTTCCTCGGCGAAAAGTGGAAGTACGTCAATTTACTATTCCAAAATTCAagatttctttttcatttgaagcttcTAATGTTCTGCACGAGTTGGGAATGAGTTCACCTTTCTTTCTAACAAAAGTGGTAGAGGGAATGAACCCTCCTTTGGGCGTGGAAAGCATAAATCACAATGCTTTCGTTGAGGTAAATGAGAAAGGCACCATAGCTTCAGCAAACACTATTATGGTGGCATTAAGAGGTAGTCGTCGTGCCACTCCTACGGACTTTGTAGCTGACCATCCTTTCCTCTTCTTAATCAGAGAAGATTTCAGTGGAACAATTCTCTTTATTGGTCAGGTTCTCAATCCTCTTGATGGAGCAGATGAACATACCACACACATATAccgaagaaaatgaagatgatgatgaaagttagCAATCTCATTatctaattattatattttgtgatTAGGAAGGttcatgtttttctttattatgctGATATTGAATtattacattattttatttttggtcaaagaatttttttatgttgaataaATATGAATAGCGACCCTCTCAGGTACACTTGCCAGTTGCTAAACCaaaaatttgacaaattaaaaattaatatgcaTGGGGTTAATTTGTCAAATTAATTCGCAGTATCTTTTTGAGTTCTTTCTTTTATACTTGTTGACAACTGAAGCTTAACTGTCAACACCCAGTTCCTCCTCAGCTTCTTCCACTCAAGCACCTCTCGCCGTCATCGCTTGGAGCCGCTGCCGctcgccccccccccccccccccacctccttttttatcttttattatttaattaaaataaaaaaattggagggGAGCTAACGCGGTAATAGACCGACGCAGTTTAAATTGTGCTTCAATTTAGACGGGCAGGACCAAAATTgcacaaattaaaacaaaaagttaCAATTATCAgcattttctattttctcatTGTCATGATCATCTTCAATAAACCTCTTCCAAAACCAATGTTGCTTCCATACTCTTTCAATCATCTCTTCAATTGGTATGTTCTTCGTCTCGGGcaccaagaaaaacacaaagatTGACATCATGAAAACCCAACcagagaagaacaagaagatgcCAAACTTGAAATGACATAACATGGATAGAAAAGCTTGTGCAATAACAAAGGTGAAGAGCAAATTGACACAAACAGTGACACTTTGTCCGGCTAAACGGGTCTCCAATGGAAATGTCTCACTTGGAATAAGCCATCCAAGAGGACCTATAGACCAAGCAAAAGCAGAAACATAAATGCAAACCATGATAACTACGAATATTGCATAACCTTTCGAAAGGTTATCCGAATGATCTGTGACCTTGATCCCCAAAATGATAGCTATCACGACTTGAGACAAGAACATTTGTACACCGGCTTCCAACAGCAACATACGGCGTCCAACTTTGTCCACTGAGTAGATAGATACAATTGTGGAGAGCACATTCACAGCACCGGTTATCACAGCGGAATAAAGGGAGGCATCATTCTTGAATCCCAATGTGTTGAATAACACCGGCGCATAAAACATGATCGCGTTGATGCCTGTGAATTGCTGGAATATCTGTTTTTTTATCACAACAAAAATGAATCAGCAATtggacaaacaatttttttcaatgtGGTAGAGATGAAATCATTACTTTTGAAGCAGtcaatattaataaatattagaATATACCGGTACATACTTGCAAGGCGACCGAAATGACAAGTTGAGGACGGTTTTTGCGTTTAAGAAGATTTCTAAAGGGGTGTTTAACCTCTTTAGCTATACGACTTGCCTCAACAAGCTCCAAGAACTCTGGTTCAACATTATCGATGCCACGGATCTTTTTGAGTACCGCTTTTCCTTCTTCCGTACGACCACGTTCTATGAGACTGTTGGGAGTGTCCACAACCAAGATGGCACCAAGTGTTAGGAGAAGTGCTGGGATACCAGCCAACCCTAGAGATAGCCTCCAACCCCATCCACCTTTGATTCTACATTTTGGTCACAACATCAAATAATTGTAAGTAATCAACAAGTGTCTCAACTAAAACTACactataaaaatttcatttgttttttctcaaaatatatTAGCAATCATTCTACAACAAGAAAAATGCTATAGtaacattaattttttcaccaaataaattttttggtaACTTTCTTCACCAAATAATTgttaatgacattttttttaaatattttaaataaaacaattattattttcaaggGCTGTAGTCACTGATTAAAAAGGAGACAAATCCACGTTTCTATGAAGTGTTTACTTTAAAATCCAAGTTGACTGTGTAGACTAATGTGTTAGCGGAGAACACATTTCAAATAAACAAGCATGTGCTAGACtttaattattagtaatttaTTAGTTTATATGATTATAAAAGTCATAGAAAGGACCAAAATTTTCTTGTACATACTAGTATTACCATTAATTCAATTTGCTAACTACTACTATTAAGATTACCACTCTTTTGATTATGACTTGTGATTTAATTTTCATCAATCATCTTAATTGTTTTTTCATATAACAACCAAAATtgtagaagagaaaaaaaagtatgCAACACCATCCAAGAAAAATACTTACTTGTTGGTTCCATAGTTGACAAGGTTAGCAAACAAAATGCCAATAGTGACATTAAGTTGGAAAAGTATATTCAATGCTCCACGTATTCTTGAAGGAGCAATTTCGGAAAGAAACACTGGCACGGCCTATAAt
This portion of the Trifolium pratense cultivar HEN17-A07 linkage group LG3, ARS_RC_1.1, whole genome shotgun sequence genome encodes:
- the LOC123917119 gene encoding sugar transport protein 13-like — encoded protein: MFYAPVLFNTLGFKNDASLYSAVITGAVNVLSTIVSIYSVDKVGRRMLLLEAGVQMFLSQVVIAIILGIKVTDHSDNLSKGYAIFVVIMVCIYVSAFAWSIGPLGWLIPSETFPLETRLAGQSVTVCVNLLFTFVIAQAFLSMLCHFKFGIFLFFSGWVFMMSIFVFFLVPETKNIPIEEMIERVWKQHWFWKRFIEDDHDNEKIENADNCNFLF
- the LOC123917114 gene encoding serpin-ZX-like; translated protein: MDLKKSGRCQEDVALTLTKHLFLKQDSQQKNLVFSPLSLFVVLSVMAAGSEGYALDELLTFLQFDSIHNLMSFFSQLVSPALFSDDRMCFINGMWADESLPLSHSFKQLVATHYNTTLASVDFKTKGDQVCHEVNLWVEKETNGLITKLLHPSMVSKLPTGLVFANAMCFKGVWKHKFMDTAFQHSFHLFNGTEVIAPFMDSKQREHFIGIFDGFKVLRLSYRQGRDKTRRFSMYIFLPDAKDGLLALIEKLASESDFLKDKFPRRKVEVRQFTIPKFKISFSFEASNVLHELGMSSPFFLTKVVEGMNPPLGVESINHNAFVEVNEKGTIASANTIMVALRGSRRATPTDFVADHPFLFLIREDFSGTILFIGQVLNPLDGADEHTTHIYRRK